The Montipora capricornis isolate CH-2021 chromosome 1, ASM3666992v2, whole genome shotgun sequence genome contains a region encoding:
- the LOC138035274 gene encoding solute carrier family 23 member 2-like, producing MFGGTLSVPFVLSVPMCFANNTLVISEVLSTILFVSGLVTLIQTTFGVRLPIVQGGDFSYIAPTFAILSLPQWQCPSMPEDTGNSTGKSLIDDDDIWKTRMREIQGAIMVGSLFQILIGFAGLIGVFIRFVGPLTIAPTITLVGVALFRVAAERSGNHWGISMTTVVLVVVFSQYMVNIKIPIPAYSKKRGGGYICHYPLFKLFPVILAIAVSWIICAIITVAGGFPSDPSNPQYLARTDARINVVKEAKWFRLPYPGQWGLPTVSVAGVFGILAGVLTSIIESVGDYFACARMAGALPPPKHVINRGIGMEGIGGLLSGAFGSGIGTTSYSQNIAAIGITKVGSLRVIQWGALVLMIVGVIGKFGALFVSIPDPIVGGVLMVMFGMIASVGISSLQFADMNSARNLFIVGFSIVFGLALPFYLDNNPGAFKTGVAEIDQILTVLLSTSMAVGCIVALILDNTIPGTDEERGIKTWRQQLSSDDINANEFHTAPVEIYDLPFGLKRLSNCKAAKYLRFLPYRGDENEVRTPNEEMAAGHQFNNPHAQC from the exons ATGTTTGGAGGAACTTTATCAGTACCTTTCGTTCTTAGCGTTCCGATGTGTTTTGCAAACAACACTCTTGTCATAAGCGAAGTTTTGAGCACCATACTCTTCGTATCTGGATTGGTAACGTTAATTCAAACTACCTTTGGAGTGAG GTTGCCTATAGTACAAGGAGGAGATTTTTCCTACATTGCACCAACATTTGCCATCCTGTCGCTGCCACAATGGCAATGTCCATCAATGCCCGAGG ATACTGGTAATTCGACTGGAAAGTCACTCATCGATGATGATGACATCTGGAAAACACGAATGAGAGAG ATACAAGGCGCTATCATGGTTGGATCTTTGTTCCAAATTTTGATCGGTTTTGCCGGGCTCATCGGTGTTTTTATTCGTTTCGTTGGACCGCTGACCATAGCGCCGACAATCACCTTGGTTGGCGTAGCACTTTTCAGGGTCGCAGCAGAGCGTTCGG GCAATCACTGGGGAATCTCAATGAC AACTGTTGTGCTGGTGGTCGTGTTTTCACAGTACATGGTGAACATCAAGATTCCAATACCCGCATACTCCAAAAAACGTGGAGGGGGCTACATTTGTCATTATCCTCTCTTCAAATTATTTCCA GTGATTTTAGCGATTGCAGTGTCGTGGATAATTTGCGCCATCATTACTGTGGCTGGCGGTTTTCCGTCAGATCCCAGCAATCCTCAGTATTTGGCAAGAACTGACGCCAGAATCAATGTGGTGAAAGAGGCCAAATGGTTTCGACTCCCTTACCCAG GTCAATGGGGTCTGCCCACTGTTAGTGTCGCAGGCGTATTTGGAATTCTTGCTGGGGTCTTGACCTCAATTATTGAGTCTGTGGGTGATTATTTCGCATGCGCTAGGATGGCTGGAGCTCTGCCACCTCCAAAGCACGTTATCAATCGTGGAATTGGAATGGAGGGAATCGGTGGTCTCTTGTCGGGAGCGTTTGGCAGTGGAATCGGTACAACCTCCTACAGTCAGAACATTGCTGCAATCGGTATTACTAAG GTTGGAAGCCTTCGTGTGATTCAGTGGGGAGCTCTGGTTCTGATGATCGTCGGTGTTATTGGCAAATTTGGTGCGTTATTTGTCAGTATCCCGGATCCAATTGTTGGTGGAGTCCTGATGGTTATGTTTGGAATGATTGCTTCAGTTGGAATCTCCAGTTTACAGTTCGCTGACATGAATTCCGCCAGAAACTTGTTCATTGTTGGTTTTTCTATCGTATTTGGATTGGCTCTTCCTTTTTACTTGGATAATAATCCTGGAGCTTTTAAGACTG GTGTCGCAGAAATTGACCAGATCCTGACTGTCTTGCTCTCAACAAGCATGGCAGTGGGTTGCATTGTCGCCCTGATACTGGACAACACTATTCCAGGCACTGACGAGGAACGAGGGATCAAGACTTGGCGACAGCAGCTGTCATCTGATGATATAAATGCTAATGAATTTCATACAGCTCCCGTTGAAATATACGATTTGCCTTTTGGTTTAAAGCGCTTAAGCAACTGCAAAGCGGCAAAGTATCTCCGTTTCTTACCGTATCGAGGTGATGAAAATGAAGTAAGAACGCCAAATGAAGAGATGGCCGCAGGACATCAGTTTAATAACCCTCACGCGCAATGTTAA